A single window of Herpetosiphon gulosus DNA harbors:
- a CDS encoding PP2C family protein-serine/threonine phosphatase, with protein MLELQVGVAKIGKYATPESGDTLEMIERPHGGFSFVLADGQGSGRGAKTLSNLVTTRAISMLKDGARDGAVARAVHDYLYAYRHGQVSATLNILSVDLSARSVLVSRNNPCPFYVIDEQGMTTYNEPSTPIGLYSMTKPVITKISLRPYVYVVVFTDGILHAGRRYNESIELDNYLGNFNVRQGRTAQEVTDDLLGRAVELDQNRPNDDMSVIVMAALPMESENKVRRMTVCFPVERA; from the coding sequence ATGTTGGAACTGCAAGTTGGTGTTGCAAAAATTGGCAAGTATGCCACTCCAGAAAGCGGCGACACCCTTGAGATGATCGAACGACCGCATGGCGGATTTTCGTTTGTATTAGCCGATGGGCAAGGTAGTGGGCGAGGAGCCAAGACCCTGAGTAACCTTGTAACCACTAGGGCAATTTCAATGCTTAAAGATGGAGCACGCGATGGTGCTGTTGCTCGCGCGGTTCACGATTACCTGTATGCCTATCGTCATGGGCAAGTCTCAGCAACGCTTAATATACTTTCAGTAGATCTTTCAGCGCGAAGTGTGTTAGTATCAAGAAATAACCCTTGCCCATTTTATGTCATCGATGAGCAGGGGATGACGACCTACAACGAGCCATCGACACCAATTGGGCTCTACTCGATGACCAAACCAGTCATCACCAAAATTAGCTTACGGCCTTATGTATATGTGGTGGTATTTACCGATGGCATTCTGCATGCAGGCCGCCGCTATAACGAAAGTATTGAGCTAGACAACTATCTTGGCAATTTTAATGTTCGCCAAGGACGAACAGCCCAAGAAGTTACCGATGATTTACTAGGACGTGCCGTGGAACTTGATCAAAATCGACCGAACGACGATATGAGCGTGATCGTGATGGCCGCCTTACCGATGGAGTCGGAAAATAAAGTTCGCCGCATGACCGTGTGTTTTCCGGTCGAACGAGCCTAA
- a CDS encoding MBL fold metallo-hydrolase, with protein sequence MEQRVLRFETHTGVRIYSLPVEVFPQFYANVYLVVADGLVCLIDTGSGHGNSNNDLVAGFAAIQAQWGEKLSLADVNQIILTHAHIDHFGGLAFIRQFTQAPTAIHIADRRVITNYDGRLLFASKALSRFLRHAGVSAEQHQHLMGMYLHNKDAFRPQPIEQTFEDGDRLCNLFEVIYTPGHCPGQVCLRLDEVLFSADHILARTAPHLAPEMITPGTGLEHYISGLHQVAKLTGIELTLGGHEQPIENLAQRLEQIFASNQRKIDRISDLLKAQPQTVAQLSAAMYRGLQGYDQLLGIEKVGAFVEYLYLRGYVRPVNIAPDDDDRDPINVMYELF encoded by the coding sequence GTGGAGCAGCGTGTTTTACGATTTGAAACGCACACTGGGGTACGCATCTACAGCCTTCCTGTAGAGGTTTTTCCTCAATTTTATGCCAATGTGTATCTGGTTGTCGCCGATGGTTTGGTCTGTTTGATCGATACTGGCTCTGGTCATGGTAATTCCAATAATGATCTCGTCGCAGGCTTTGCAGCAATTCAAGCTCAATGGGGCGAAAAGCTGAGTTTAGCCGATGTTAATCAGATTATTCTGACCCATGCCCATATTGATCATTTTGGCGGTTTGGCCTTTATCCGGCAATTTACCCAAGCCCCAACCGCTATCCACATTGCCGATCGGCGGGTGATTACCAATTATGATGGGCGCTTGTTGTTTGCTTCCAAGGCGTTAAGTCGCTTTTTGCGCCATGCTGGGGTTTCGGCTGAGCAACATCAGCATTTGATGGGCATGTATTTGCATAATAAAGATGCCTTTCGGCCTCAGCCAATTGAGCAAACTTTTGAAGATGGCGATCGGCTTTGCAATTTGTTTGAGGTTATTTACACACCTGGCCATTGCCCGGGCCAAGTTTGTTTGCGTTTGGATGAGGTGTTGTTTAGTGCTGATCATATTTTGGCGCGAACCGCTCCGCATCTTGCGCCCGAAATGATTACCCCAGGTACAGGTTTGGAGCATTATATTAGTGGCTTGCACCAAGTAGCTAAACTCACTGGCATTGAATTGACCTTAGGCGGCCACGAGCAGCCAATCGAAAACTTAGCCCAGCGTTTGGAGCAAATTTTCGCTTCTAATCAACGTAAAATCGATCGGATTAGCGATTTGCTCAAGGCCCAGCCGCAAACTGTAGCCCAGCTTAGCGCCGCCATGTATCGAGGCTTGCAGGGCTACGATCAGTTATTAGGCATCGAAAAAGTGGGAGCATTCGTTGAATATTTGTATTTGCGCGGCTATGTGCGGCCAGTCAATATCGCCCCCGATGATGATGATCGTGATCCAATCAATGTGATGTATGAATTGTTTTAA
- a CDS encoding cytochrome c biogenesis CcdA family protein: MQQAQTQRQPSRLFTMAIIGLAVFVVAAILLIGVAQGGQNVITLAVPAFMAGVLSFLSPCTLPVLPAYFAWTFGINSAGAESLAQKRQRTVISSLAFFAGLATTMVVLGMAITATSQAIRGISSNKDLFAQIGGVIIIVMGVMSIFGIGFTGANIKRSSSATVGSAYLYGLTFALGWTACIGPILGAILTLLISTGASIIAGATLTFIYVLGLALPLMIVATFFNKLGQGSKGWKILRGRALEFNLGKRVVILHSTSVISGILLIAVGILLVTGQMSTLNDIALDNPISKWANNVQYDIQTFFTGE, translated from the coding sequence ATGCAACAAGCGCAAACACAGCGCCAACCCTCCCGACTGTTTACCATGGCTATAATTGGGCTAGCCGTGTTTGTGGTAGCGGCAATTTTGCTGATTGGAGTCGCCCAAGGTGGCCAAAATGTAATCACCTTGGCGGTTCCGGCTTTTATGGCGGGAGTTTTATCATTCCTCTCGCCCTGTACCTTGCCAGTATTACCAGCCTACTTTGCATGGACATTTGGCATTAATAGTGCGGGTGCTGAAAGCCTTGCCCAAAAACGCCAACGCACAGTCATCTCATCGTTAGCATTTTTTGCTGGCTTGGCAACTACAATGGTGGTGTTGGGCATGGCGATTACTGCCACCAGCCAAGCGATTCGTGGCATTTCATCCAACAAAGATTTGTTTGCCCAAATTGGCGGGGTGATTATCATTGTTATGGGTGTGATGAGCATTTTCGGAATTGGCTTTACCGGAGCGAATATCAAACGTAGCTCTAGCGCCACTGTTGGCAGCGCCTATCTGTATGGATTAACCTTTGCCCTCGGTTGGACGGCTTGTATTGGGCCAATTCTTGGGGCAATTTTGACCCTATTGATCTCAACTGGCGCTTCGATTATTGCTGGCGCAACGTTGACCTTTATCTATGTGCTTGGATTGGCCTTGCCCTTGATGATCGTGGCAACCTTCTTCAACAAACTTGGCCAAGGCTCCAAGGGCTGGAAGATTCTGCGTGGGCGGGCTTTAGAATTTAATCTTGGCAAGCGCGTCGTGATTTTACACTCCACCAGCGTGATCAGCGGTATTTTGTTGATTGCCGTGGGGATTTTGCTGGTAACTGGCCAAATGAGCACACTGAACGATATTGCCCTCGACAACCCAATTAGCAAATGGGCCAACAACGTGCAATATGATATCCAAACCTTCTTCACTGGCGAGTAA
- the folP gene encoding dihydropteroate synthase, with amino-acid sequence MPEFAYNIRQYYPQQRQELLQVIAQIETYPNAAERVLTKANLIMLHCDQVDPHTAMIVKQELLALDGDALVSPHVYLGQSTQPTNVLAWANERSWRTLCGKFQAIPLPALQALAQQIGALLLHNQARGSLKLGATQWDWGRKTLVMGIVNVTPDSFSNDGLFEAGTSQIQQQALEFAAAGADILDIGGESTRPGASSVSIEQEIARVVPAIQAIRQVCQLPISIDSYKAEVVAAALEAGANVVNDIWGLRQADGSWNMALAQLVAQAQVPIILMHNRVSTVEQFAHGTNYAASEYGDIIGEVCAELRQSIELALQAGIANDLIVLDPGIGFGKSPEQNLQILRQLRTIASLGYPLLVGTSRKSMIGITLNRPVEQRLWGTAATVAYAIQAGADIVRVHDVAAMVDVCRMTDALIRHEG; translated from the coding sequence ATGCCTGAATTTGCCTATAATATCCGTCAATATTATCCCCAGCAACGCCAAGAACTGTTGCAGGTGATCGCCCAAATTGAAACGTATCCTAATGCTGCTGAACGAGTATTGACCAAAGCCAACTTGATTATGCTGCATTGCGATCAGGTTGATCCGCATACGGCCATGATTGTGAAGCAAGAATTATTGGCGCTCGATGGCGATGCCTTAGTCAGCCCACACGTCTACCTAGGCCAAAGTACGCAGCCAACTAATGTATTGGCGTGGGCCAATGAACGCTCGTGGCGAACCTTATGTGGCAAGTTTCAAGCGATTCCGTTGCCTGCCTTGCAAGCCTTAGCTCAACAAATTGGCGCGTTATTGCTACACAATCAAGCGCGGGGCAGCCTCAAACTTGGTGCAACTCAATGGGATTGGGGTCGAAAAACCTTGGTCATGGGCATTGTCAATGTCACCCCCGATTCCTTCTCCAACGATGGCTTGTTTGAGGCGGGAACCAGCCAAATTCAGCAGCAAGCGCTGGAGTTTGCCGCTGCAGGAGCCGATATTTTGGATATTGGTGGCGAATCGACACGGCCTGGAGCTAGCAGTGTGAGCATCGAGCAGGAGATTGCGCGGGTTGTCCCGGCGATTCAAGCAATTCGCCAAGTTTGCCAATTACCAATTTCGATTGATAGCTACAAAGCCGAAGTTGTCGCGGCTGCGCTTGAGGCTGGCGCAAATGTGGTTAATGATATTTGGGGCTTACGCCAAGCTGATGGTAGTTGGAATATGGCGCTGGCACAGCTGGTGGCACAAGCCCAAGTCCCAATCATTTTGATGCACAATCGAGTCAGCACGGTTGAACAATTTGCCCATGGCACAAATTACGCTGCTAGCGAATATGGCGATATTATCGGCGAGGTTTGTGCTGAATTACGCCAGAGCATCGAGTTGGCGCTGCAAGCAGGCATCGCCAACGATTTGATTGTGCTTGACCCAGGCATTGGTTTTGGCAAAAGCCCTGAGCAAAATCTACAAATATTACGTCAACTACGCACAATTGCCAGCTTAGGCTACCCCTTGTTGGTTGGCACTAGCCGAAAATCCATGATTGGGATAACATTAAACCGACCTGTTGAGCAACGACTCTGGGGTACAGCCGCCACCGTGGCCTATGCAATTCAAGCAGGAGCCGATATTGTGCGGGTGCACGATGTTGCCGCAATGGTCGATGTTTGTCGAATGACCGATGCCTTAATTCGTCACGAAGGATAA
- a CDS encoding AAA family ATPase, translating to MSDLEQRLNDDLNGISEESAKDLNYKPTYLLAMLRERGALATTRHLLHKEGISEGFTKLWEAKRLDLTVEAIVLKPEYATLFTDAERAIARRRLAEVNYSAPWDQPASSSPLEPTDLSPSSAIQSSDSLLKTNQHTATKPPTTKIFDEAALDALIEQFKQRYDSFESRRYLEDEREYKIHAVEKLRNVLEQQGFKQLIEADNIEEAHIQIRRAMSGNNLLNQWDVRPILDGEPSTLVRAMYELLYGNTPFDQRFEAWIAGLSQTNAKCWPSATYHLMLHDPAQHIFVKPMPFRALIKQIKPSINWQTHPTAAAYQQLRELSAAILDRLQSLGARDMIDVQSFIWIVQQEPSSAAENDSDDQDDNNEHPTAKLSLAQWREQIDTTHPLALHIAAEYPEWLEQEFGLRIEFRPGNRQTFWVLINGRWMQRGRINKRGGMWMWLRDLSVEDQQYLHFELEDPTTLQDRMLRATVGQRFILNSKEDYQLLQEITRRMVKRSLDELWQVTDNSPTFVVIHSRDWGSQVYGETYAYTNYASGAHRQLTNALKAFQNGGPAVRLIIYRPAPHYAFTAWAEVVEVTEAQGQRTNETLYTLTLDQREFPVPLNLKGNGKALINQLEWLNKGLVVAFNGQSIRPISLENLRTIIEAAQTATEATMSLDDAAYTILSKASGSPLDINDILNRAKQRKLIAANVTTTALSSAMSSDDRFNRQGNSLWQLVPTIEPDSTTDNSESFSEVDESVHKLGKELRFWRIHQPRSYWEDSRQHNVVAIGFIDNPNSTSVNYFRSIKVGDRIVAYVQNGNIGGFGVVTSPFDEHDPLAGTPAGLFGGTLQRRLRVAWSDLPATPTNVATMLNEQHQPLYNKIVNPHTVRPLTREDYVVLLTLSEAVDPAPRNESRLPNIWSSLASYRDFVSDLEDHSYSANSLLQAAKDENDHLPADLDGEALAEALGQLRLLTVAEPGQYRRQDYATGNSDTLLRLMVLALLIPIEGTADQYTLPARMIFQRHHAAPMPQSISDFAPELGDDNRKLLTWYSQAGLVEMGQTDWRWSDDVFDTSDEEDAASRMYSDFLRTLLDDINGQLKTDIDHANGPLPVAANHEAGLRTLGEDMLIDDQILRRIYRSLMAGRNIVLSGPPGTGKTELAKRLPTLLWEEPQQHFTRLTTSLEQTPVEQITVHRKGYNPIIVTATEDWGVRDIIGGIAPRLNSDNGSLAYDIQYGHLTQALLRHYADTDNGHRPPTTDGYNRRDYVEDGQRYRGVWLVIDEFTRAPVDAAFGGLLTMLGGGNNARLNVPSGDFGSISIPLPADFRIIGTLNSFDRHFLSQMSEAIKRRFDFIDVLPPSATYTRYERGIAARTALNRLQEQGFSEIIALPRANGRMAYQYGDVLIEPVSDEQGAPRYELNASGAAAAALDSFWRLFEVIRIFRQLGTAQAIAIYTNIFAGMLVNMSWPHALDTALADSLVDQLQVMTRDEQRIVRDYVKTADTPALTKAINATIHTLPANRRPEIYALLHEVDEARNGTSDIGQTITEAQTQRLFKPGMLALPTNSVFLRRLSHLISERGL from the coding sequence TTGAGCGATCTTGAACAACGGCTGAACGATGATCTGAACGGTATTTCCGAAGAATCGGCCAAAGACCTCAACTACAAGCCAACCTACCTGCTGGCTATGTTGCGTGAGCGTGGTGCTCTGGCCACTACGCGCCACCTCCTGCATAAAGAAGGCATCTCGGAAGGTTTCACCAAGCTTTGGGAAGCGAAAAGGCTAGACTTGACGGTAGAGGCAATCGTCCTCAAGCCGGAGTATGCGACCCTGTTTACCGATGCTGAGCGTGCTATCGCCCGTCGCCGGCTAGCCGAAGTCAACTATAGCGCACCATGGGATCAGCCTGCTTCATCGAGTCCCTTGGAACCGACTGATCTCTCCCCATCTAGCGCAATTCAAAGCTCAGACTCGCTGCTCAAAACCAACCAGCATACAGCAACCAAGCCTCCAACAACCAAAATTTTCGACGAGGCCGCGCTAGATGCACTGATTGAGCAATTTAAGCAACGCTATGACTCGTTTGAATCCAGAAGATATTTGGAAGATGAACGCGAGTATAAAATTCACGCGGTAGAAAAACTTCGTAATGTGCTAGAACAACAAGGCTTCAAGCAGCTGATCGAGGCCGATAATATCGAAGAAGCTCACATCCAAATCAGGCGAGCAATGAGCGGCAACAACCTGCTCAACCAATGGGATGTGCGACCGATACTTGATGGGGAGCCCTCAACGCTAGTTCGCGCGATGTATGAGTTGCTCTATGGCAACACTCCATTCGACCAGCGTTTCGAAGCGTGGATCGCCGGGTTGAGTCAAACCAATGCTAAATGCTGGCCAAGTGCGACCTATCACCTGATGCTTCACGATCCAGCACAACATATCTTCGTTAAACCGATGCCGTTCCGTGCGCTGATCAAGCAAATTAAGCCCTCGATAAACTGGCAAACCCATCCGACTGCCGCCGCCTACCAGCAGCTTCGCGAGCTAAGCGCCGCAATCCTTGATCGACTACAGTCGCTTGGAGCACGCGACATGATTGATGTCCAATCATTTATCTGGATCGTCCAGCAGGAGCCTAGCTCAGCTGCCGAGAACGACAGCGACGATCAGGACGATAACAACGAGCATCCAACAGCTAAGTTGAGCCTAGCACAATGGCGGGAACAGATTGATACCACCCATCCGCTGGCGTTACACATCGCTGCCGAATATCCCGAATGGCTAGAACAAGAATTCGGGCTGCGGATCGAATTTCGTCCGGGCAATCGGCAAACCTTCTGGGTGCTGATTAATGGCCGCTGGATGCAACGCGGTCGGATCAATAAGCGCGGCGGTATGTGGATGTGGCTCCGCGACCTCTCAGTGGAAGACCAGCAATACCTACACTTCGAACTTGAAGACCCGACCACGCTCCAAGATCGTATGTTGCGAGCAACCGTTGGACAGCGTTTCATCCTCAATAGCAAGGAAGACTACCAACTACTCCAAGAGATCACCCGACGTATGGTCAAGCGCTCGCTGGATGAACTCTGGCAAGTTACCGATAATAGCCCCACCTTTGTGGTCATCCATAGCCGCGACTGGGGTTCACAGGTCTATGGCGAAACTTATGCCTACACCAACTATGCTAGTGGCGCACATCGCCAGCTTACCAATGCGCTGAAGGCTTTTCAGAACGGTGGTCCAGCAGTTCGTTTGATCATCTATCGGCCCGCTCCTCACTATGCATTCACCGCATGGGCCGAGGTTGTAGAGGTAACCGAGGCCCAAGGGCAACGTACCAACGAAACGCTCTACACCCTAACCTTGGATCAGCGCGAGTTTCCCGTACCACTTAATCTCAAGGGCAACGGCAAAGCCCTCATCAACCAGTTGGAGTGGCTGAACAAGGGGCTAGTGGTCGCTTTCAACGGCCAGAGCATCCGTCCAATTTCGCTCGAGAATTTACGCACGATTATTGAGGCCGCCCAAACGGCGACGGAGGCAACGATGAGCCTTGACGATGCAGCCTACACAATCCTAAGCAAAGCTAGCGGCAGCCCGCTCGATATCAACGATATCTTGAATCGAGCCAAACAACGTAAGCTTATCGCCGCCAACGTTACAACCACGGCCCTATCCAGCGCCATGAGCAGCGATGATCGTTTCAACCGCCAAGGCAATAGTTTGTGGCAGCTCGTACCAACGATCGAGCCAGATAGCACAACCGACAACAGCGAGTCTTTCAGCGAAGTCGATGAATCTGTGCACAAGTTGGGGAAAGAACTCCGCTTCTGGCGCATTCACCAACCACGTTCCTACTGGGAGGATTCCCGTCAGCACAATGTCGTTGCCATCGGTTTCATCGATAATCCTAATAGCACCAGCGTCAACTATTTTCGCTCGATTAAGGTAGGCGATCGCATCGTCGCTTATGTCCAAAACGGCAACATCGGCGGATTCGGGGTGGTCACCAGCCCCTTCGACGAGCATGATCCGCTGGCCGGAACCCCAGCGGGGCTGTTCGGCGGCACGTTGCAGCGGCGGCTGCGTGTAGCATGGTCGGATCTGCCAGCAACTCCGACCAATGTGGCAACAATGCTTAATGAGCAGCACCAACCACTCTACAACAAAATCGTGAACCCCCATACCGTGCGCCCATTAACGAGGGAAGATTATGTTGTCCTGCTCACCCTCAGCGAGGCCGTTGATCCAGCGCCACGCAACGAGTCTCGGCTACCCAACATTTGGAGTAGTTTGGCCTCGTATCGCGACTTCGTTAGCGATCTAGAAGATCATTCCTATAGTGCCAATAGCCTACTACAGGCGGCCAAGGATGAGAATGATCACTTACCCGCTGACCTAGATGGCGAGGCGCTGGCCGAGGCATTGGGTCAGTTGCGACTGCTAACCGTCGCTGAACCAGGGCAGTATCGTCGCCAAGACTATGCCACAGGGAATAGCGACACGCTATTGCGGCTGATGGTGCTGGCTCTGCTGATTCCGATCGAGGGTACTGCCGACCAGTACACTTTGCCTGCGCGGATGATCTTCCAACGTCACCACGCCGCTCCGATGCCACAGTCAATCAGTGACTTCGCCCCTGAGTTGGGCGATGACAATCGCAAATTGTTGACTTGGTATTCGCAGGCCGGGCTGGTCGAAATGGGACAGACCGACTGGCGCTGGAGCGACGATGTGTTCGATACGTCGGATGAGGAGGATGCCGCCAGCCGGATGTACTCCGACTTTCTGCGCACCCTGCTCGATGACATCAACGGCCAACTCAAAACCGATATCGACCATGCCAACGGACCGCTGCCAGTGGCTGCCAACCACGAGGCCGGTCTGCGCACACTAGGCGAAGATATGCTGATCGACGACCAGATTCTACGCCGCATCTATCGTTCGCTGATGGCTGGGCGCAATATTGTGCTGAGTGGGCCACCTGGCACTGGAAAAACCGAGCTGGCCAAACGATTGCCAACCCTGCTCTGGGAGGAGCCACAACAGCACTTCACCCGACTAACCACAAGCCTAGAGCAAACACCAGTCGAGCAGATAACCGTTCATCGCAAAGGTTACAATCCGATTATCGTCACTGCAACTGAGGACTGGGGCGTGCGCGACATTATTGGCGGTATCGCGCCACGGCTGAACAGCGATAATGGCAGCCTTGCCTACGATATCCAATATGGCCACCTGACCCAAGCCTTACTGCGTCACTACGCTGACACCGATAACGGTCACCGACCACCAACGACCGATGGCTACAACCGCCGTGATTACGTTGAAGATGGCCAGCGCTATCGCGGTGTCTGGCTGGTGATCGATGAATTCACTCGTGCACCAGTTGATGCCGCCTTCGGTGGCTTGCTAACGATGCTCGGTGGTGGAAACAACGCCAGACTCAATGTTCCATCGGGGGATTTTGGCTCAATATCCATCCCACTGCCAGCCGACTTCCGCATCATCGGCACGCTCAACTCGTTCGATCGCCACTTTCTCAGCCAGATGAGCGAAGCAATCAAGCGGCGCTTCGACTTCATCGACGTACTACCTCCATCAGCAACCTACACTCGCTACGAACGCGGCATCGCTGCCCGTACAGCCCTGAATCGGCTGCAGGAGCAAGGATTTAGCGAGATCATAGCCCTGCCACGCGCCAACGGACGAATGGCCTATCAATACGGTGATGTTTTGATTGAGCCAGTCAGCGACGAGCAAGGTGCTCCACGCTACGAGCTAAACGCCAGTGGTGCAGCAGCAGCAGCCCTCGATTCGTTCTGGCGGCTGTTCGAGGTGATTCGCATCTTCCGGCAGCTTGGCACAGCCCAAGCAATCGCCATCTATACCAACATCTTTGCTGGCATGTTGGTCAATATGAGCTGGCCCCATGCGCTTGACACTGCCCTTGCCGATTCACTGGTTGATCAACTTCAGGTCATGACCCGCGATGAGCAGCGGATCGTGCGGGACTATGTGAAAACAGCCGATACTCCTGCGCTAACCAAGGCGATCAATGCAACCATTCATACCTTACCAGCCAATCGCCGACCCGAAATCTATGCTCTGCTGCACGAGGTAGACGAAGCTCGCAACGGCACAAGCGATATCGGCCAGACCATCACAGAGGCGCAAACTCAACGCTTGTTCAAACCCGGCATGCTGGCACTGCCAACTAATAGCGTCTTTTTACGCCGCCTGAGCCACTTAATCAGCGAGCGAGGGCTATAG
- a CDS encoding protein kinase, which translates to MLPRTFGNYTIERELDRGGVAAVFLGQHRALPRQVAIKVLLNHTEELVERFQREAEITSKLRHPQIIEIYDHGMQGPFAYTVMAAALGGSLKRMLETAPQQRLSPDVALSVFYQIGEALDFAHSQGIIHRDVSPGNILFDQGLQQAMLCDFGIARSAQTQSNTTNRVVMGTPGYFSPEHLRGAREVNAQSDIFGLGLIFYAMLSGRLPWADPLDYADPENVQSFPPISTLVGLSPDIDPIMVKLLSVDPAQRYRTVAEASAALRRIFSEHPALTTSEGSVSVQRHSLYLAPSFQAEGLQPNAVEEYLGPYLKAEHIKRAHRRAAILSQPEHLVNLLEAWSMGERFRRRNIGRLATFYRVQSQNIYYYKLDVLYELRGEAFVKQEADRERQPMTGEMELGVWDVKLPEITDFVATEGLVDRIKGSEQVSQCGRCAGKCNILCQKCKGNGRVTITKTVEKMVDVTDANGNKVQTPTQVVENEVQTCSDCKGKGYLVCPDCQGIGMIVKRKAFNWQRIPQTWQINDDLPAVDEAVLQSEAVEVCNYTLSMIPKEWALIPKLDSLVEKAMTEVTKDKRIVLARLVAHMVPVTKLQFTIGQQLDDGDVIKLYDNDSDADTPSVPVIIEEHGELPGDLFTLHLLGFKNSISEEEARVFRDWSRIMSWLGVGLLAAAFVITFIFIIFVY; encoded by the coding sequence GTGCTACCTCGAACGTTTGGCAACTATACGATTGAGCGTGAACTAGATCGGGGAGGGGTTGCAGCAGTTTTTCTTGGTCAGCATCGGGCTTTGCCACGCCAAGTGGCAATTAAGGTGTTGCTTAATCATACCGAGGAGCTAGTTGAGCGCTTTCAGCGTGAGGCCGAAATCACTAGCAAGCTGCGCCATCCTCAAATTATCGAAATTTATGATCATGGGATGCAAGGGCCATTTGCCTATACGGTGATGGCGGCAGCACTGGGTGGCTCGTTGAAGCGTATGCTCGAAACCGCTCCACAGCAACGGCTCAGCCCTGATGTAGCGCTCAGCGTGTTTTACCAAATTGGCGAGGCTTTGGATTTTGCGCATAGCCAAGGGATTATTCATCGTGATGTTTCGCCTGGCAATATTTTGTTTGATCAGGGTTTACAGCAGGCGATGCTTTGCGATTTTGGGATTGCTCGCTCGGCGCAAACCCAGAGTAATACTACCAATCGCGTAGTTATGGGCACGCCTGGCTATTTCTCGCCTGAACATCTGCGGGGAGCACGCGAAGTCAATGCTCAATCCGATATTTTTGGGCTTGGTTTGATTTTCTATGCGATGTTGTCTGGCCGTCTACCGTGGGCCGACCCGCTGGATTATGCCGACCCTGAAAATGTTCAATCGTTTCCACCTATCTCGACGTTAGTTGGTCTTTCGCCTGACATCGACCCGATAATGGTCAAATTGTTATCGGTTGATCCCGCTCAGCGCTATCGGACAGTGGCCGAAGCGAGTGCGGCGCTACGTCGGATTTTTTCGGAGCATCCTGCCTTGACTACCAGTGAAGGGAGCGTCTCTGTGCAGCGCCACTCGCTCTATCTAGCCCCATCCTTCCAAGCGGAAGGTCTCCAACCAAACGCCGTCGAAGAATATCTTGGTCCATACCTGAAAGCCGAACATATCAAACGTGCCCATCGACGGGCCGCGATTTTGAGCCAGCCTGAGCATTTGGTCAATTTGCTTGAAGCTTGGAGCATGGGTGAACGCTTTCGCCGCCGTAACATTGGCCGCTTAGCAACCTTCTATCGCGTGCAAAGCCAAAATATTTATTACTATAAGCTTGATGTGTTGTATGAATTGCGCGGCGAAGCTTTTGTTAAGCAAGAGGCTGATCGCGAACGCCAGCCCATGACTGGTGAGATGGAGTTGGGGGTTTGGGACGTTAAGCTGCCTGAGATCACCGATTTCGTTGCTACCGAAGGCTTGGTTGATCGAATCAAGGGCTCGGAGCAGGTTAGCCAATGTGGGCGTTGTGCTGGTAAGTGCAATATCTTATGTCAAAAATGTAAAGGCAACGGTCGGGTAACGATCACCAAAACTGTCGAAAAGATGGTTGATGTGACCGATGCAAATGGCAATAAAGTTCAAACTCCGACCCAAGTTGTTGAAAACGAAGTTCAAACCTGTAGCGATTGTAAAGGTAAAGGCTATTTGGTCTGCCCCGATTGTCAGGGGATTGGCATGATCGTCAAGCGCAAAGCCTTTAATTGGCAACGCATTCCGCAAACGTGGCAGATCAACGATGATTTGCCGGCGGTTGATGAGGCTGTGCTGCAAAGTGAAGCAGTCGAGGTTTGTAATTATACGCTCAGCATGATTCCCAAAGAATGGGCGTTAATTCCTAAACTTGATAGCTTGGTTGAAAAAGCCATGACTGAGGTGACTAAGGATAAGCGGATTGTGTTGGCACGTTTGGTAGCGCATATGGTGCCTGTAACCAAGCTACAATTTACGATTGGTCAACAGCTTGATGATGGCGATGTGATCAAGCTCTATGATAATGATAGCGATGCGGATACGCCTAGCGTGCCAGTAATTATTGAGGAACATGGCGAATTGCCAGGCGATCTGTTTACCCTGCATCTGCTCGGCTTCAAAAATAGCATTAGCGAAGAAGAGGCGCGAGTATTCCGCGATTGGTCACGGATTATGAGTTGGCTAGGGGTTGGTTTGCTAGCGGCTGCCTTCGTGATCACCTTTATCTTTATTATCTTTGTTTACTAG